The Corvus cornix cornix isolate S_Up_H32 chromosome 26, ASM73873v5, whole genome shotgun sequence genome includes a region encoding these proteins:
- the LRIF1 gene encoding ligand-dependent nuclear receptor-interacting factor 1 isoform X1, producing MSRSAEQRPQFIAGCMYRVVQTTGPDGKNLLKLLPISKTSGSFVPVVQSPAMPNNSNANVSSPVHLTFKTQLGNTAAPSSVKIPIFQPPNPGKIILTRTLDKQESVRTDSEKESSIPSAAANGQSSCVSVDGVSLQNVAITSSSHQSSTTYMVVNTKPVPVTVRSPALPSGHHLQIPADAEVKSVPASLLPPSIQQKILAAAATNVSGGADSTKTPTVIYVSPVNTVKTSQVLPTHLQSFCPKPATEVSKTLIVTAAQKGSGSSPEPVPSEGQQCQQTPMKWIVQETAPLSAACLIPVKSSNNVASKILKTLSDTKNVEVNPANILPLCSNGPGGSQTKITPLKDNALVMYNGKVYLLTKRGSDVLSAQADKQTSSSSDASLKKETPKRIGSAEVNKITSKVVNLVLSKSKGVVLSQKDPKPCTVSKNSSPVGLRNDLKSTPAALLTPSASQQDSSVMQRQSLPFTKSVSCSGATPVAAVGVQEGVCQSGKDLSHSPRAAGPVSPQAKQECAVSEDWPKIQCQKMDSPGKVIQIKHQEHPHWKQYLELRKKFGLFKEERVYLTRIPLRAVCENPEERVCSSESLERKNGSCSSSSLDVELTNHHQECVKEEKITVDLEEDLTRKRKSSPLLDSGKRRRTSIKSATSLSLEITSSGSSALNRSVSPPPAPPEPSVPTGSAGASRGRDSEQDTFPRYSDTTQPGISVLVTSEEDTSVLEGSFRDDAFPVAPPDLDETIRDEKIKRLKQLLREREAALEEMRREMQQS from the exons aTGTCCCGGAGCGCTGAGCAGCGGCCGCAGTT CATTGCAGGCTGTATGTACCGAGTCGTTCAGACAACGGGACCAGATGGAAAAAACCTTCTGAAATTGCTTCCCATTTCTAAAACTTCTGGAAGCTTTGTGCCAGTAGTTCAGTCTCCAGCCATGCCAAATAATTCTAACGCAAATGTTTCTAGCCCAGTCCATCTTACTTTTAAGACACAGCTTGGCAATACTGCTGCGCCTTCATCTGTTAAGATACCTATTTTCCAGCCTCCTAATCCTGGAAAGATTATTCTTACGAGGACATTAGACAAGCAGGAGAGTGTTAGGACAGattctgaaaaggaaagctcGATTCCAAGTGCAGCTGCCAAcggccagagcagctgtgtgtctgtggaTGGAGTGTCCTTGCAGAACGTGGCCATCACGAGCTCCTCTCACCAGAGCAGCACAACCTACATGGTGGTGAACACCAAACCCGTCCCAGTGACTGTCAGgtctccagcactgccctctgGACACCACCTTCAGATTCCAGCTGATGCAGAAGTGAAATCTGTCCCAGCCTCTCTTTTGCCACCTTCAATACAGCAAAAAatcctggcagctgcagccaccaACGTGTCTGGAGGGGCTGACAGTACAAAAACGCCGACGGTGATTTACGTGTCACCCGTGAACACAGTGAAAACCTCCCAAGTCCTGCCCACGCACTTGCAGAGCTTTTGCCCCAAACCTGCCACGGAAGTTTCAAAGACACTGATAGTGACAGCTGCCCAAAAGGGATCTGGTTCTTCTCCCGAGCCAGTCCCATCCGaggggcagcagtgccagcaaaCTCCCATGAAATGGATCGTGCAAGAAACTGCCCCGCTCTCAGCAGCTTGTCTCATCCCTGTAAAGTCTTCAAATAATGTGGCTTCCAAGATCCTGAAAACTTTGTCAGACACAAAGAATGTAGAAGTTAatcctgcaaatattttgccACTCTGTTCTAACGGTCCTGGTGGAAGCCAAACCAAAATCACACCTTTAAAAGATAATGCTCTGGTCATGTACAATGGGAAAGTCTATTTATTGACCAAAAGAGGCTCTGATGTTCTGTCAGCCCAGGCTGACAAACAAACATCTTCCTCTTCTGATGCTTCACTTAAAAAGGAGACACCCAAGCGAATTGGTTCTGCTGAAGTCAATAAAATAACCAGTAAAGTGGTCAATCTGGTGTTGTCAAAAAGCAAAGGAGTGGTGCTGTCTCAGAAAGACCCAAAACCGTGTACAGTCTCCAAAAATTCATCACCAGTTGGCTTAAGAAATGACTTAAAATCcacacctgcagctctgctgacaccAAGTGCTAGTCAGCAGGATTCCAGTGTAATGCAGAGACAGAGTTTGCCCTTCACCAAGAGCGTTTCTTGCAGTGGAGCGACCCCAGTTGCAGCAGTAGGGGTGCAGGAAGGTGTGTGTCAAAGTGGCAAAGACCTGAGTCATTCCCCGAGGGCAGCAGGGCCTGTGTCACCTCAGGCTAAGCAGGAATGTGCTGTCAGTGAAGACTGGCCAAAG atCCAATGTCAAAAGATGGATTCACCGGGAAAGGTTATTCAAATCAAACACCAAGAGCACCCACACTGGAAACAATACTtggaattaaggaaaaaatttggTCTCTTTAAGGAGGAGAGAGTTTACCTTACAAGAATACCGTTAAGGGCCGTCTGTGAGAATCCAGAAGAAAGGGTTTGTTCCAGTGAGagcttggaaaggaaaaatggttCTTGCAGTTCATCCTCATTGGATGTGGAACTAACGAATCATCATCAGGAATGTGTTAAAGAGGAAAAG ATAACTGTGGATCTGGAAGAGGATTTGACTAGGAAAAGGAAATCCTCACCGTTGTTGGACAGTGGCAAGAGAAGGAGAACCTCGATCAAATCAGCCACAAGTCTCAGTTTAGAGATCACCAGCTCAGGTTCCAGTGCACTTAACAGGAGTGTTtcacctcccccagccccaccagagCCAAGTGTTCCCACCGGCTCCGCTGGAGCGTCCCGAGGGAGGGACTCAGAGCAGGACACGTTCCCCAGGTACAGTGACACTACCCAGCCAGGGATTTCAGTTTTAGTGACTTCTGAAGAGGATACTTCGGTTCTGGAAGGTTCTTTCCGAGATGATGCCTTCCCTGTGGCTCCCCCGGACCTGGATGAGACAATACGGGATGAAAAGATCAAGCGGCTGAAGCAGCTCCTGCGGGAGCGGGAGGCGGCGCTGGAGGAAATGCGTCGGgaaatgcagcagagctga
- the LRIF1 gene encoding ligand-dependent nuclear receptor-interacting factor 1 isoform X2, with the protein MYRVVQTTGPDGKNLLKLLPISKTSGSFVPVVQSPAMPNNSNANVSSPVHLTFKTQLGNTAAPSSVKIPIFQPPNPGKIILTRTLDKQESVRTDSEKESSIPSAAANGQSSCVSVDGVSLQNVAITSSSHQSSTTYMVVNTKPVPVTVRSPALPSGHHLQIPADAEVKSVPASLLPPSIQQKILAAAATNVSGGADSTKTPTVIYVSPVNTVKTSQVLPTHLQSFCPKPATEVSKTLIVTAAQKGSGSSPEPVPSEGQQCQQTPMKWIVQETAPLSAACLIPVKSSNNVASKILKTLSDTKNVEVNPANILPLCSNGPGGSQTKITPLKDNALVMYNGKVYLLTKRGSDVLSAQADKQTSSSSDASLKKETPKRIGSAEVNKITSKVVNLVLSKSKGVVLSQKDPKPCTVSKNSSPVGLRNDLKSTPAALLTPSASQQDSSVMQRQSLPFTKSVSCSGATPVAAVGVQEGVCQSGKDLSHSPRAAGPVSPQAKQECAVSEDWPKIQCQKMDSPGKVIQIKHQEHPHWKQYLELRKKFGLFKEERVYLTRIPLRAVCENPEERVCSSESLERKNGSCSSSSLDVELTNHHQECVKEEKITVDLEEDLTRKRKSSPLLDSGKRRRTSIKSATSLSLEITSSGSSALNRSVSPPPAPPEPSVPTGSAGASRGRDSEQDTFPRYSDTTQPGISVLVTSEEDTSVLEGSFRDDAFPVAPPDLDETIRDEKIKRLKQLLREREAALEEMRREMQQS; encoded by the exons ATGTACCGAGTCGTTCAGACAACGGGACCAGATGGAAAAAACCTTCTGAAATTGCTTCCCATTTCTAAAACTTCTGGAAGCTTTGTGCCAGTAGTTCAGTCTCCAGCCATGCCAAATAATTCTAACGCAAATGTTTCTAGCCCAGTCCATCTTACTTTTAAGACACAGCTTGGCAATACTGCTGCGCCTTCATCTGTTAAGATACCTATTTTCCAGCCTCCTAATCCTGGAAAGATTATTCTTACGAGGACATTAGACAAGCAGGAGAGTGTTAGGACAGattctgaaaaggaaagctcGATTCCAAGTGCAGCTGCCAAcggccagagcagctgtgtgtctgtggaTGGAGTGTCCTTGCAGAACGTGGCCATCACGAGCTCCTCTCACCAGAGCAGCACAACCTACATGGTGGTGAACACCAAACCCGTCCCAGTGACTGTCAGgtctccagcactgccctctgGACACCACCTTCAGATTCCAGCTGATGCAGAAGTGAAATCTGTCCCAGCCTCTCTTTTGCCACCTTCAATACAGCAAAAAatcctggcagctgcagccaccaACGTGTCTGGAGGGGCTGACAGTACAAAAACGCCGACGGTGATTTACGTGTCACCCGTGAACACAGTGAAAACCTCCCAAGTCCTGCCCACGCACTTGCAGAGCTTTTGCCCCAAACCTGCCACGGAAGTTTCAAAGACACTGATAGTGACAGCTGCCCAAAAGGGATCTGGTTCTTCTCCCGAGCCAGTCCCATCCGaggggcagcagtgccagcaaaCTCCCATGAAATGGATCGTGCAAGAAACTGCCCCGCTCTCAGCAGCTTGTCTCATCCCTGTAAAGTCTTCAAATAATGTGGCTTCCAAGATCCTGAAAACTTTGTCAGACACAAAGAATGTAGAAGTTAatcctgcaaatattttgccACTCTGTTCTAACGGTCCTGGTGGAAGCCAAACCAAAATCACACCTTTAAAAGATAATGCTCTGGTCATGTACAATGGGAAAGTCTATTTATTGACCAAAAGAGGCTCTGATGTTCTGTCAGCCCAGGCTGACAAACAAACATCTTCCTCTTCTGATGCTTCACTTAAAAAGGAGACACCCAAGCGAATTGGTTCTGCTGAAGTCAATAAAATAACCAGTAAAGTGGTCAATCTGGTGTTGTCAAAAAGCAAAGGAGTGGTGCTGTCTCAGAAAGACCCAAAACCGTGTACAGTCTCCAAAAATTCATCACCAGTTGGCTTAAGAAATGACTTAAAATCcacacctgcagctctgctgacaccAAGTGCTAGTCAGCAGGATTCCAGTGTAATGCAGAGACAGAGTTTGCCCTTCACCAAGAGCGTTTCTTGCAGTGGAGCGACCCCAGTTGCAGCAGTAGGGGTGCAGGAAGGTGTGTGTCAAAGTGGCAAAGACCTGAGTCATTCCCCGAGGGCAGCAGGGCCTGTGTCACCTCAGGCTAAGCAGGAATGTGCTGTCAGTGAAGACTGGCCAAAG atCCAATGTCAAAAGATGGATTCACCGGGAAAGGTTATTCAAATCAAACACCAAGAGCACCCACACTGGAAACAATACTtggaattaaggaaaaaatttggTCTCTTTAAGGAGGAGAGAGTTTACCTTACAAGAATACCGTTAAGGGCCGTCTGTGAGAATCCAGAAGAAAGGGTTTGTTCCAGTGAGagcttggaaaggaaaaatggttCTTGCAGTTCATCCTCATTGGATGTGGAACTAACGAATCATCATCAGGAATGTGTTAAAGAGGAAAAG ATAACTGTGGATCTGGAAGAGGATTTGACTAGGAAAAGGAAATCCTCACCGTTGTTGGACAGTGGCAAGAGAAGGAGAACCTCGATCAAATCAGCCACAAGTCTCAGTTTAGAGATCACCAGCTCAGGTTCCAGTGCACTTAACAGGAGTGTTtcacctcccccagccccaccagagCCAAGTGTTCCCACCGGCTCCGCTGGAGCGTCCCGAGGGAGGGACTCAGAGCAGGACACGTTCCCCAGGTACAGTGACACTACCCAGCCAGGGATTTCAGTTTTAGTGACTTCTGAAGAGGATACTTCGGTTCTGGAAGGTTCTTTCCGAGATGATGCCTTCCCTGTGGCTCCCCCGGACCTGGATGAGACAATACGGGATGAAAAGATCAAGCGGCTGAAGCAGCTCCTGCGGGAGCGGGAGGCGGCGCTGGAGGAAATGCGTCGGgaaatgcagcagagctga
- the DRAM2 gene encoding DNA damage-regulated autophagy modulator protein 2 isoform X1 — protein sequence MWWFQQGLSFLPVALVVWSAASFVFSYITAIVLHHVDPLVPYISDTGTIPPERCLFGIMLNVSTFLASSQVKQDTAPQQESHCLGLSLAGMATMYVRYKQVSALSPEEPRILRLNKLGLTLGWLSCFGLCIIANFQKCILYYIHVLGACLTFGVGSIYMLLQTILSYLMQPELHSKDIFWARLAVFLWSSSSILSMFVSSVVLYSGLYGQNLVQKLHWDPQERGYTPHIISTVSEWSLAFSFLSFFLTYIRDFQKISLRAVVSLQGQTLHESPPSFGAEEQALLVAGSI from the exons ATGTGGTGGTTCCAGCAAGGCCTCTCGTtcctgcccgtggctctggtTGTGTGGTCAGCAGCATCATTTGTGTTCTCCTACATTACTGCAATTGTCCTGCACCATGTGGACCCTTTGGTGCCCTACATCAG TGATACAGGGACAATACCACCTGAAAGATGCTTATTTGGGATCATGTTAAATGTTTCAACCTTCTTGG CATCTTCCCAGGTAAAGCAGGACACTGCTCCCCAGCAGGAATCTCACTGCCTGGGGCTCTCTTTGGCAGGGATGGCCACCATGTACGTCCGGTACAAACAAGTGTCTGCCCTGAGCCCGGAAGAACCCAGGATCCTCAGGCTGAATAAGCTGGGCCTCACGCTGGGATGGCTGAGCTGCTTTGGACTCTGCATTATTGCCAATTTCCAG AAATGCATCCTGTACTACATCCACGTGCTGGGAGCCTGCCTGACCTTCGGGGTGGGGTCCATTTACATGCTGCTTCAGACCATCCTGTCCTACCTGATGCAGCCAGAACTTCACAGCAAAGACATCTTCTGGGCCCGCCTGGCCGTGTTCCTGTGGAGCTCTTCCAGCATCCTGAGCA TGTTTGTGTCCTCAGTTGTGTTGTACAGTGGCCTGTATGGCCAGAACCTGGTGCAGAAGCTGCACTGGGACCCCCAGGAAAGA GGCTACACCCCCCACATCATCAGCACCGTCTCCGAGTGGTCGCTGGCATTCTCCTTCCTCAGCTTCTTCCTCACCTACATCCGTGACTTCCAG AAAATCTCCCTGCGAGCCGTGGTCAGCCTGCAGGGCCAAACCCTGCACGAGAGCCCACCGAGCTTcggggcagaggagcaggcgTTGCTTGTGGCAGGGAGCATCTGA
- the DRAM2 gene encoding DNA damage-regulated autophagy modulator protein 2 isoform X2 codes for MWWFQQGLSFLPVALVVWSAASFVFSYITAIVLHHVDPLVPYISDTGTIPPERCLFGIMLNVSTFLGMATMYVRYKQVSALSPEEPRILRLNKLGLTLGWLSCFGLCIIANFQKCILYYIHVLGACLTFGVGSIYMLLQTILSYLMQPELHSKDIFWARLAVFLWSSSSILSMFVSSVVLYSGLYGQNLVQKLHWDPQERGYTPHIISTVSEWSLAFSFLSFFLTYIRDFQKISLRAVVSLQGQTLHESPPSFGAEEQALLVAGSI; via the exons ATGTGGTGGTTCCAGCAAGGCCTCTCGTtcctgcccgtggctctggtTGTGTGGTCAGCAGCATCATTTGTGTTCTCCTACATTACTGCAATTGTCCTGCACCATGTGGACCCTTTGGTGCCCTACATCAG TGATACAGGGACAATACCACCTGAAAGATGCTTATTTGGGATCATGTTAAATGTTTCAACCTTCTTGG GGATGGCCACCATGTACGTCCGGTACAAACAAGTGTCTGCCCTGAGCCCGGAAGAACCCAGGATCCTCAGGCTGAATAAGCTGGGCCTCACGCTGGGATGGCTGAGCTGCTTTGGACTCTGCATTATTGCCAATTTCCAG AAATGCATCCTGTACTACATCCACGTGCTGGGAGCCTGCCTGACCTTCGGGGTGGGGTCCATTTACATGCTGCTTCAGACCATCCTGTCCTACCTGATGCAGCCAGAACTTCACAGCAAAGACATCTTCTGGGCCCGCCTGGCCGTGTTCCTGTGGAGCTCTTCCAGCATCCTGAGCA TGTTTGTGTCCTCAGTTGTGTTGTACAGTGGCCTGTATGGCCAGAACCTGGTGCAGAAGCTGCACTGGGACCCCCAGGAAAGA GGCTACACCCCCCACATCATCAGCACCGTCTCCGAGTGGTCGCTGGCATTCTCCTTCCTCAGCTTCTTCCTCACCTACATCCGTGACTTCCAG AAAATCTCCCTGCGAGCCGTGGTCAGCCTGCAGGGCCAAACCCTGCACGAGAGCCCACCGAGCTTcggggcagaggagcaggcgTTGCTTGTGGCAGGGAGCATCTGA